Proteins co-encoded in one Hymenobacter swuensis DY53 genomic window:
- a CDS encoding helix-turn-helix domain-containing protein translates to MKSGQLEELYTKLLPETGAPDRTLLMSDQQREVGHFNVFNVADLMLANRERPPMTFDRRAFYKISLIRGRSRIEYADQVVDVNQSALWFASSRVPYRWLPQQADQTGHFCVFTAEFLLPTQGRMAVEELPAFQPGAYPVVQVSEVEYTAMEAIFQKMTLEIASDYAYKYDLLRAYLLELIHYVQKFQPASALAPAHSAAERLAARFADLLARQFPLESPQQRLRLRTAADYANQLAVHVNHLNRVLKETSGQTTTALIGSRVAQEARMLLKQTNWTISEIADSLGFADVAHFCNFFKRQTTMTPGDYRG, encoded by the coding sequence ATGAAATCCGGCCAGCTCGAAGAACTGTATACCAAACTACTTCCGGAGACCGGAGCACCTGACCGTACGTTGCTGATGTCAGACCAGCAGCGGGAAGTCGGTCATTTCAACGTCTTCAATGTAGCCGACCTAATGCTGGCCAACCGGGAAAGGCCCCCCATGACATTTGACCGGCGGGCTTTTTATAAAATCAGTCTGATTCGTGGGCGCAGCCGCATTGAGTATGCCGACCAGGTAGTGGACGTTAACCAAAGTGCGCTGTGGTTTGCCTCCTCGCGGGTGCCTTACCGCTGGCTGCCGCAGCAGGCAGACCAAACCGGGCACTTCTGTGTTTTCACCGCTGAATTCCTGCTACCCACCCAAGGGCGGATGGCGGTAGAGGAACTGCCGGCTTTTCAGCCGGGTGCTTACCCGGTAGTGCAGGTATCTGAGGTGGAATACACGGCTATGGAAGCTATTTTTCAGAAGATGACGCTGGAAATTGCGTCTGACTACGCCTATAAGTACGACCTACTGCGGGCTTACCTGCTGGAGCTGATTCATTATGTACAGAAGTTTCAGCCTGCCTCGGCCCTGGCTCCGGCCCATTCTGCTGCAGAGCGACTGGCGGCGCGGTTTGCCGATCTGCTGGCCCGACAGTTCCCGCTGGAGTCGCCGCAGCAACGCCTGCGCCTGCGCACGGCCGCCGACTATGCCAACCAGCTGGCCGTACACGTAAACCACCTGAACCGGGTACTGAAGGAAACCTCCGGCCAAACCACCACCGCTCTTATCGGCAGCCGGGTAGCGCAGGAGGCCCGGATGCTGTTGAAACAAACCAACTGGACCATCTCGGAAATTGCCGACAGCTTAGGCTTTGCCGATGTGGCACATTTCTGCAACTTCTTCAAGCGTCAGACTACTATGACCCCAGGCGACTATCGGGGGTAG
- a CDS encoding (2Fe-2S)-binding protein yields MSTFSSPDTPEGQPMRPEDGTRRSFMKQAGGLLGLALAPPFVGPAERLAAYSKTVEGVTSLQLKINGTVRTIQAEPRVTLLDALREYLDLTGTKKGCDHGQCGACTVHVDGKRINSCLTLAVMQQGKEITTIEGLAQGDNLHPMQEAFIKHDGFQCGYCTPGQIMSGVACVKEGHAGSDDQTREWMSGNLCRCGAYPNIVAAVREVAGKS; encoded by the coding sequence ATGTCGACGTTTTCTTCTCCTGATACTCCGGAAGGCCAGCCAATGCGCCCCGAAGACGGCACGCGCCGTTCGTTCATGAAACAGGCCGGGGGCCTGCTGGGGCTGGCCCTGGCTCCGCCCTTCGTGGGGCCCGCCGAGCGGCTGGCAGCCTACTCTAAAACGGTGGAGGGCGTCACGTCGCTCCAACTCAAAATCAACGGTACCGTGCGCACCATTCAGGCCGAACCCCGCGTGACGTTGCTGGACGCTCTGCGCGAATACCTGGATCTGACCGGCACCAAGAAAGGCTGCGACCATGGCCAGTGCGGCGCCTGCACTGTGCACGTTGATGGCAAGCGTATCAATTCCTGCCTTACGCTGGCCGTGATGCAGCAGGGCAAGGAAATTACTACCATCGAGGGCCTGGCTCAGGGTGACAATCTGCACCCAATGCAGGAGGCATTCATCAAGCACGACGGTTTTCAGTGCGGCTACTGCACCCCCGGCCAGATTATGAGCGGGGTGGCGTGCGTGAAAGAAGGCCACGCGGGCTCTGACGACCAAACCCGCGAGTGGATGAGTGGCAACCTCTGCCGCTGCGGCGCTTACCCCAACATTGTGGCCGCCGTGCGGGAAGTAGCTGGTAAGAGTTGA
- the paaA gene encoding 1,2-phenylacetyl-CoA epoxidase subunit PaaA codes for METLELTQEEQFQARIDADVRIEPKDWMPEAYRKTLIRQISQHAHSELVGMLPEGNWITRAPSLKRKSILLAKVQDEAGHGLYLYSAAETLGTTRDQMLADLHSGKAKYSSIFNYPTLSWADMGCVGWLVDGAAILNQVPLCRTSYGPYARAMVRVCKEESFHQRQGFEIMQTLCEGAPEQKAMAQEALNRWWWPTLMMFGPADADSPNTEQSMKWRIKRFTNDELRQKFVDMMVPQAEFLGLTVPDEKVRWNEERQAYDFGEVNWEEFWNVVKGNGLCNQERLQARVDAWEEGAWVREAALAHAAKRAGRELAKSAA; via the coding sequence ATGGAAACCCTAGAACTCACCCAGGAAGAACAGTTTCAGGCCCGCATTGATGCCGATGTGCGCATCGAGCCCAAGGACTGGATGCCCGAGGCGTACCGCAAGACGCTGATCCGGCAGATTTCGCAGCACGCGCACTCCGAGCTGGTGGGCATGCTGCCCGAAGGCAACTGGATTACTCGTGCCCCTTCGCTGAAGCGTAAATCCATCTTGCTGGCCAAGGTGCAGGACGAAGCCGGCCACGGCCTCTACCTCTACTCGGCCGCCGAAACCCTGGGCACCACCCGCGACCAGATGCTGGCCGACCTGCACTCTGGCAAGGCCAAATACAGCAGCATCTTCAACTACCCCACCCTGAGCTGGGCCGATATGGGCTGCGTGGGCTGGCTGGTAGATGGCGCCGCCATTCTGAACCAGGTGCCGCTGTGCCGCACCAGCTACGGCCCCTACGCCCGCGCCATGGTGCGCGTGTGCAAGGAGGAAAGCTTCCACCAGCGCCAAGGCTTCGAGATTATGCAGACGCTGTGCGAAGGCGCGCCCGAGCAGAAAGCCATGGCCCAGGAAGCCCTCAACCGCTGGTGGTGGCCCACGCTGATGATGTTCGGCCCTGCCGACGCCGATTCGCCTAACACCGAGCAGAGCATGAAGTGGCGCATCAAGCGCTTCACCAACGACGAGCTGCGCCAGAAATTCGTGGACATGATGGTGCCCCAGGCCGAGTTCCTGGGCCTCACCGTGCCCGATGAGAAGGTGCGCTGGAACGAGGAGCGCCAGGCCTACGACTTCGGCGAGGTGAACTGGGAGGAGTTCTGGAACGTGGTGAAAGGCAACGGCCTCTGCAACCAGGAACGCCTACAGGCCCGCGTAGACGCCTGGGAAGAAGGCGCCTGGGTGCGCGAAGCCGCCCTGGCCCACGCCGCCAAACGCGCCGGCCGCGAGTTGGCCAAGTCGGCCGCGTAA
- a CDS encoding SDR family oxidoreductase, which yields MRVFVTGATGFIGSAIVQELLGAGHQVLGLARSEAAAQAIRAAGAAVHHGSLDDPNSLQSGAAASDGVIHTAYNHNFVEYEAAGETDQIAIAALGNALVGSARPLIVTAGLAGLTTDRLGTEDDTPGPSPRMSENAALALATQGVRASVIRLPPSVHDQGDCGFVPTLISIARQKGVVAYLGEGMNRWPAVHRLDAARLFRLALEQGTTGTCYHGVADEGIPMREIATVIGRHLNLPAASKPVEEAAEHFGWMARFVGMDMPASSVLTQQQLDWQPTRPGLLADLEQGHYFVQ from the coding sequence ATGCGTGTTTTTGTAACCGGCGCTACGGGCTTTATCGGCTCCGCCATAGTTCAGGAATTACTTGGCGCGGGTCATCAGGTACTCGGCCTGGCCCGTTCCGAAGCGGCCGCCCAGGCTATACGCGCTGCTGGTGCGGCAGTGCACCATGGCTCTCTCGACGACCCCAACAGCCTGCAGAGCGGAGCGGCGGCTTCAGATGGCGTTATCCATACTGCCTATAATCACAACTTCGTTGAGTACGAAGCAGCCGGCGAAACAGACCAGATTGCCATTGCAGCCCTTGGCAATGCATTGGTCGGCTCGGCGCGGCCGCTCATCGTTACGGCTGGGTTGGCCGGTTTGACCACTGACCGTTTGGGCACAGAAGATGATACGCCCGGCCCTTCGCCGCGCATGTCGGAAAACGCGGCCCTTGCTTTAGCGACACAGGGTGTACGCGCCTCGGTGATCCGCCTGCCCCCCTCAGTGCACGACCAAGGCGATTGTGGCTTCGTGCCGACTCTGATCAGTATAGCCCGCCAGAAAGGTGTGGTGGCGTACCTAGGCGAAGGGATGAACCGCTGGCCTGCCGTGCACCGGCTCGATGCGGCCCGGCTTTTCCGGCTGGCCCTGGAGCAGGGTACTACCGGCACCTGCTACCACGGCGTGGCCGATGAGGGCATTCCAATGCGGGAAATAGCCACCGTTATCGGGCGGCACCTGAATCTGCCGGCGGCTTCCAAACCTGTTGAAGAAGCTGCTGAACATTTTGGCTGGATGGCCCGCTTCGTGGGCATGGATATGCCGGCGTCCAGCGTCCTCACTCAACAGCAGCTGGACTGGCAGCCTACCCGCCCGGGCCTTCTGGCCGATCTTGAACAGGGCCATTATTTTGTGCAGTAA
- the paaB gene encoding 1,2-phenylacetyl-CoA epoxidase subunit PaaB, whose amino-acid sequence MMTQQEWPLWEVFIRSKQGLDHKHVGSLHAADATMAIQNARDVYTRRLEGVSIWVVESTHVHASNPDDAAAFYEPANDKIYRHPTFYQVPDSIKHM is encoded by the coding sequence ATGATGACGCAACAAGAATGGCCGCTGTGGGAAGTTTTCATCCGCAGTAAGCAGGGCCTCGACCATAAGCACGTGGGCAGCCTCCACGCCGCCGACGCCACGATGGCCATCCAGAACGCCCGCGACGTGTACACGCGCCGCCTCGAAGGCGTGAGCATCTGGGTGGTGGAAAGCACGCACGTGCACGCCTCCAACCCCGACGATGCGGCGGCTTTCTACGAGCCGGCCAACGACAAAATCTACCGCCATCCGACCTTTTACCAAGTGCCGGATTCCATCAAGCACATGTAA
- the paaE gene encoding 1,2-phenylacetyl-CoA epoxidase subunit PaaE, translating to MSRFHKVKIKSITRETPDCVSVALDVPADLRETFRFTPGQYLTFRRQHEGEELRRSYSICSSPLEGEWRVAIKKVPEGRFSSHAVDQLRVGEELEVMPPMGHFTTELHVGQAKQYVLFAAGSGITPVLSILKTVLLTEPDSRVTLIYGNRGRNSIIFKEEIEGLKNRFLQRLSVYHVLSREQGDTDLLFGRIDGAKARVFLDKIIPAQKIDEAFLCGPEEMILEVKSVLLEAGVAPEKVHFELFASAAGVQKAAARQAQRPAGQDDKHSQVTVQLEGTKRVLEMSYYGDTILDAVLETGADAPYSCKNGMCSTCRCRVTEGTVEMDVNYSLSEKEVAQGYVLSCQARPTSERVVVDFDQ from the coding sequence ATGAGTCGTTTTCACAAAGTCAAAATCAAGAGCATCACCCGCGAAACGCCGGACTGCGTGAGCGTGGCCCTGGATGTGCCCGCCGACCTGCGCGAAACGTTCCGGTTCACGCCGGGCCAATACCTCACGTTTCGGCGGCAGCACGAGGGCGAGGAACTGCGCCGCAGCTACTCCATCTGTAGCAGCCCCCTGGAGGGCGAGTGGCGCGTGGCCATCAAGAAGGTGCCGGAAGGTCGGTTTTCGTCGCACGCCGTGGACCAGCTGCGTGTGGGCGAGGAGTTGGAGGTGATGCCGCCGATGGGCCATTTCACCACTGAGTTGCACGTCGGCCAGGCCAAACAGTACGTGCTGTTCGCAGCCGGCTCGGGCATCACGCCGGTGCTGTCTATCCTGAAAACGGTGCTGCTCACCGAGCCAGACAGCCGCGTGACGCTCATCTACGGCAACCGAGGCCGCAACTCTATCATCTTCAAGGAGGAAATTGAGGGCCTGAAAAACCGCTTCCTGCAGCGCCTGAGCGTGTACCACGTACTCAGCCGCGAGCAGGGCGACACCGACCTGCTGTTCGGCCGCATCGACGGGGCCAAAGCACGCGTGTTCCTCGACAAGATCATTCCGGCCCAAAAAATCGACGAGGCCTTTCTGTGCGGGCCTGAGGAAATGATTCTGGAAGTGAAGAGCGTGCTGCTGGAAGCCGGCGTTGCGCCCGAGAAGGTGCATTTCGAGCTGTTTGCCTCGGCCGCCGGTGTCCAGAAAGCCGCCGCCCGCCAGGCCCAGCGCCCCGCCGGCCAGGACGATAAGCACAGCCAAGTCACGGTGCAACTGGAAGGCACGAAGCGCGTGCTGGAAATGTCGTACTACGGCGACACGATTCTGGACGCGGTGCTCGAAACCGGAGCCGACGCGCCGTATTCGTGCAAAAACGGCATGTGCAGCACCTGCCGCTGCCGCGTGACGGAAGGCACCGTGGAAATGGACGTGAACTACTCGCTTTCCGAAAAGGAAGTGGCCCAGGGCTACGTCCTCAGCTGCCAAGCCCGCCCCACCTCGGAGCGGGTAGTTGTGGATTTCGACCAGTAA
- a CDS encoding TetR/AcrR family transcriptional regulator has protein sequence MLPIRKTNKRQLILEEAAKLFKQKGFGGTSMRDLAGEVGIEAASMYNHIKSKDEILELICFRVSSTYISQLAEIEATDASYVEKIKALIRLHIRLMIEDGAAVSVGNHDWKYLREPALTEFKQARKQYEKGFAALIEKGIAAGEFQPVNVSVALFTILSAVRWVELWYRPGRELSAEELEANIITMLLTGLEKK, from the coding sequence ATGCTCCCGATCCGAAAAACCAACAAGCGGCAACTCATCTTGGAAGAAGCGGCCAAACTGTTCAAGCAGAAAGGCTTCGGCGGCACTTCCATGCGGGATCTGGCCGGTGAGGTTGGCATAGAAGCTGCCAGCATGTATAACCACATCAAGTCCAAGGACGAGATTCTGGAGTTGATCTGCTTCCGCGTGTCGAGCACCTACATTTCCCAGCTGGCCGAAATTGAAGCCACCGACGCCTCCTATGTCGAGAAAATCAAGGCCCTGATCCGGCTGCATATTCGGTTGATGATTGAAGATGGCGCGGCCGTTTCGGTGGGCAACCACGACTGGAAATACCTGCGCGAGCCGGCCCTGACGGAGTTCAAGCAGGCCCGCAAGCAATACGAGAAAGGCTTCGCCGCCCTGATTGAAAAAGGCATTGCGGCTGGCGAGTTTCAGCCCGTGAATGTGTCGGTGGCACTGTTTACCATCCTCTCGGCAGTGCGCTGGGTAGAACTCTGGTACCGCCCCGGCCGCGAGTTGTCGGCGGAAGAGTTGGAAGCCAACATTATTACCATGCTCCTCACCGGGCTGGAGAAAAAGTAG
- a CDS encoding xanthine dehydrogenase family protein molybdopterin-binding subunit encodes MDTAEPTFFDTNPKAGVVGQPLDRIDGRAKVMGTAKYSAEFNQLPGLVHAVLKTSDVAKGRITGFDTSAALKQPGVVAILTHQNVPKLAKTPNDAEGKKATGAPMGFLPLTSDQIHYAGQPVAIVVADTLERAQYAAALLRVQVAAEKPTASYEDPKAELFDPEKIQDGKAKGHTVRGNPQAAFAAAPVQLTHKYTHAINHHNPMEPGATTAHWEAADRLTVYESTQGVSRTQKYLSAMFGLSAEQVRVVTKYLGGGFGCKGATWPHTALAVQAAKAVGRPVKLALTRPQMFTSMGHREDQTQTLKVGATRDGKLTALIHEKTSTTSPWDNYAESNSKIINMLYECQNFEASYQLARANVMTSTFMRAPGEAPGSFALECSLDDLAYQLNIDPLEIRLRNYAEKDPSTGQAWSSKSLKQCYARGAELFGWSKRNPKAGATRDGRLLVGWGMATASYPVHNSQGTARARLYADGHAVVQSGATDLGTGTYTVMTQVAADALFLPVDKVRFELGDTKLPTAPNSGGSVAAGTVSSSVYMAAQDVWQKLIKVAVMDKKSPLYRAKSADVEVKQGRLQLKNNPQKGEDFAAIMKRAEMADIEGNGQGRYGSGYEDAQAAANADPSKKDEAGDHSMHSFGAHFCEVKVDPELGTVRVTRWVSVHGAGRILNAKTARSQIIGGSIFGIGSALMETTVRDQNYSRYTNASLADYHIPVNADIPEMTVEFIDEKDPYINAMGVKGIGEISMVGVAAAVGNAVFHATGKRVRSLPITPDKILATKSVQA; translated from the coding sequence ATGGATACCGCAGAACCAACTTTCTTTGATACTAACCCCAAAGCGGGCGTCGTAGGGCAGCCGCTGGACCGGATCGACGGCCGGGCCAAGGTGATGGGCACGGCCAAATACTCGGCCGAGTTTAACCAGCTGCCGGGCTTGGTGCACGCTGTGCTCAAAACCAGCGACGTGGCCAAGGGCCGCATCACCGGTTTTGATACTTCGGCGGCCCTCAAGCAGCCGGGCGTGGTGGCCATCCTGACCCACCAGAACGTGCCCAAGCTGGCCAAAACCCCCAACGACGCCGAGGGCAAAAAGGCTACTGGCGCGCCCATGGGTTTCCTGCCGCTGACCTCCGACCAGATTCACTACGCCGGCCAGCCGGTAGCCATTGTGGTGGCCGATACGCTGGAACGCGCCCAGTATGCTGCCGCGCTGTTGCGCGTACAGGTGGCTGCCGAGAAGCCCACGGCCTCTTACGAAGACCCCAAAGCCGAGCTGTTCGACCCCGAGAAGATTCAGGACGGTAAGGCCAAGGGCCACACGGTGCGAGGCAATCCGCAGGCGGCTTTTGCGGCAGCTCCGGTGCAGCTCACTCACAAGTACACCCACGCCATCAACCACCACAACCCCATGGAGCCCGGTGCTACTACCGCCCATTGGGAAGCCGCCGACCGCCTGACGGTGTACGAATCCACGCAGGGCGTGTCGCGCACACAGAAGTACTTGAGCGCCATGTTTGGCCTCTCGGCCGAGCAGGTACGGGTGGTGACCAAATATCTGGGTGGCGGGTTTGGTTGCAAGGGCGCTACTTGGCCCCACACGGCCCTGGCAGTGCAGGCCGCTAAAGCCGTGGGCCGGCCCGTGAAGCTGGCCCTCACGCGCCCCCAGATGTTCACCAGCATGGGCCACCGCGAAGACCAGACTCAAACGCTGAAAGTGGGTGCCACCCGCGACGGGAAACTCACGGCCCTCATCCACGAGAAGACCTCGACCACCTCGCCGTGGGACAACTATGCCGAGTCGAACAGCAAGATCATCAATATGCTGTACGAGTGCCAAAACTTTGAGGCCTCGTACCAGCTGGCTCGCGCCAATGTGATGACCTCCACGTTTATGCGCGCCCCCGGCGAAGCCCCCGGCTCGTTTGCGCTGGAGTGTTCCCTCGATGATCTGGCCTACCAGTTAAATATTGATCCGCTGGAAATCAGGCTGCGCAACTATGCCGAGAAGGACCCCAGCACCGGCCAGGCCTGGAGCAGCAAAAGCCTGAAGCAATGCTACGCCCGCGGGGCCGAGCTGTTCGGCTGGAGCAAGCGGAACCCCAAAGCCGGCGCCACCCGCGACGGCCGCCTGCTGGTGGGCTGGGGCATGGCCACGGCCAGCTACCCCGTCCACAACTCGCAGGGCACGGCCCGCGCCCGCCTCTACGCCGACGGCCACGCCGTGGTGCAGTCGGGCGCAACCGACCTGGGCACCGGCACCTACACCGTGATGACGCAGGTAGCGGCCGATGCGCTGTTTCTGCCCGTGGACAAGGTGCGCTTCGAACTGGGCGATACCAAGCTGCCTACTGCACCCAACTCGGGCGGCTCGGTGGCGGCTGGAACGGTGTCCTCGTCGGTGTACATGGCCGCGCAGGATGTGTGGCAGAAGCTGATCAAGGTTGCGGTGATGGATAAGAAGTCGCCGCTGTACCGCGCCAAATCGGCTGATGTGGAGGTGAAGCAGGGCCGTTTGCAGCTCAAGAACAACCCGCAGAAAGGGGAGGACTTTGCCGCCATCATGAAGCGCGCCGAAATGGCCGACATTGAGGGCAACGGTCAGGGCCGCTACGGCAGCGGCTACGAAGATGCTCAGGCCGCCGCCAACGCCGACCCCAGCAAGAAGGACGAGGCCGGCGACCATTCCATGCACTCTTTCGGGGCGCACTTCTGTGAAGTGAAGGTGGACCCCGAACTGGGCACCGTGCGCGTCACGCGCTGGGTGAGCGTGCACGGGGCTGGCCGCATCCTGAACGCCAAAACTGCCCGCTCCCAGATCATTGGGGGCAGCATCTTCGGCATTGGTTCGGCCCTAATGGAAACTACCGTGCGCGACCAGAACTACTCGCGCTACACCAACGCCTCTCTGGCCGACTACCACATCCCCGTCAACGCCGACATTCCGGAAATGACGGTGGAATTCATTGATGAAAAAGACCCGTATATCAACGCCATGGGCGTGAAAGGTATCGGCGAAATTTCGATGGTAGGCGTCGCTGCTGCTGTGGGTAACGCCGTATTCCACGCCACCGGCAAGCGGGTGCGCAGCCTGCCCATTACGCCCGATAAAATTCTGGCCACGAAGTCGGTGCAGGCATAA
- a CDS encoding FAD binding domain-containing protein, whose translation MNNFSYTQANSAKEATGLLKDKPQAAYIAGGTTLLDMMKANLVEHPQLVDINTLPFKGIEQTADGLRIGAMERMSDVGENKLVLEQYPAISESLLLAASPQLRNMASIGGNILQRTRCGYFRDPAFPCNKRVPGSGCPALEGDNHNLAVLGTSDSCIATAYPGDLSVALAALDAVLTLENQKGKQRRVPVTEFYLLPGKTPQKENVLEPGELIVAVTIPAAAHARRSTYFKVRERASYAYALASAAVGLDVQGGTIRSARVALGGVGTKPWRSLEAEKLLVGKPATEATFRAAAAAALRGAQPRKENAFKVELAQNTLVQALMKVAG comes from the coding sequence GTGAACAACTTTAGCTACACACAGGCCAATTCGGCCAAGGAGGCCACCGGGCTTCTGAAAGACAAGCCCCAAGCGGCCTACATTGCCGGCGGCACCACGCTGCTGGATATGATGAAGGCCAACCTAGTGGAGCACCCGCAACTGGTGGACATCAATACGCTGCCGTTCAAAGGCATCGAGCAGACCGCCGACGGCCTGCGCATCGGAGCCATGGAGCGTATGAGCGACGTGGGGGAGAATAAGCTGGTATTGGAGCAATATCCGGCCATTTCCGAGTCGTTGTTGTTGGCAGCCTCACCGCAGCTGCGCAACATGGCCAGCATCGGGGGCAACATTTTGCAGCGCACCCGTTGCGGCTACTTCCGCGACCCGGCGTTTCCGTGCAACAAGCGCGTGCCCGGCTCGGGCTGCCCCGCTTTGGAAGGCGACAACCACAACCTAGCCGTGCTGGGTACCTCCGACAGCTGCATTGCCACCGCTTACCCCGGCGACCTAAGCGTGGCGCTGGCCGCGCTGGACGCCGTGCTGACGCTGGAAAACCAGAAGGGCAAGCAGCGCCGCGTGCCCGTGACGGAGTTTTACCTGCTGCCCGGCAAAACGCCGCAGAAGGAAAATGTGCTGGAGCCCGGCGAGCTGATTGTGGCCGTAACTATTCCGGCCGCCGCGCATGCCCGTCGCTCTACTTACTTCAAAGTGCGGGAGCGGGCCTCCTATGCCTATGCGCTGGCCTCGGCTGCCGTGGGGCTGGATGTGCAGGGTGGCACCATCCGCTCGGCCCGCGTGGCGCTGGGCGGCGTAGGCACCAAGCCTTGGCGCAGCCTCGAAGCCGAGAAACTGCTCGTGGGTAAACCTGCTACCGAGGCCACGTTCCGGGCCGCTGCTGCCGCCGCTTTGCGTGGCGCCCAGCCGCGCAAAGAAAACGCTTTCAAGGTAGAGCTGGCGCAGAACACGCTGGTGCAGGCCTTGATGAAAGTAGCCGGCTAA